The DNA window GCGTATGTTAGCAAAGGTCGGAGTCGACCTCAGTTGTGTGTTCCACGTTTAGTCAATTCCAATCTCAGTGTCTTCAGTGAGTAagtgaatgagagaaaatatctcAAAGAAATCTTTTCCATGATAAATAAAGTCATAGAGTGTAAAGCAACAAGCACAGTCCTGATATAACAAGCTCTTTTGTCTTAAAATTTTCATTCCATTTCCTCAGGGAAAATAGGAATATTCAAATTAAGGTAAGAAATATCAATATTCAATGAATGATTTTTGAGGAAATTATTTCAGCACTTGGCATAAGTGTACTGAATGGATTCTAGAGGAGAAGTTAACACAAACATAAATAAATGCGGAATCATGGATCTTTtgggaaaagaagaaataaagcatGTCTTTAGGTCCCTGAAGGAGCCAGGACAGGTAAATTCACAGCAATAGCTTAAGTATCTGCAATGTCCACTTAGTTCTGAGGTCAGTGATCCAAGAAGGACCAAAGGCTGCTCTACTGAGAAGCCTCCCCAGGGCCCCCTTTACAtccttgttcctcaggctgtagatgaaggggttcagcatgggggtgaCCACAGTGTACATCATTGAGGCGATCATGGTTCTTGGGGAAGACTGGGTCCCAGCAGAATTGAGATAAACCCCAAATCCTGTTCCATAGAACAAGGAGACCACACAGAGGTGGGACCCACAGGTGGAAAAGGCTTTAGACTTGACCACAGAGGAGGACATCCTTAGTAAGGAGGAGACAATCTGAGAGTAGGAGAAGAGGATCCCTGTCATAGGAACCACACCCAGCAGGGAAGTCACCGTATACATAAAGATGTAATTGATGATGGTATCAGAGCCGGCCACCTTGAGTAGCTGAGCCAGTTCACAGAAGAAATGTGGGATTTCAGTGCCTGTGGAGAAGGTCAGTTGGTTCAGCAGTACAATATGACCCAGGGAGACCCAGCATATGATGATCCAAGACATCAGAACCAGGAGGACACAGAGCTGGGGGTTCATAATGACTGTGTAGTTCAGAGGATGACAGATGGCCACAAAGCGGTCAAAGGCCATGATGGTTAATAGGAAATTTTCCATTCCagcaaaggtattaaaaaaatataccTGAGTCAGGCACTCGATGTAGGAGATGTCTTTATTCTGTGCCTGGACCTTCACTAGGATCTTTGGGACTGTGGTGGAgatgaagcagatatcaatgaaggacaggttggagaggaagaagtacatgggggtgtggaggtggGAGTCAGAGCAGATGGCCAAgatgatgagcaggttcccaagcactgtgatcaggtacatggacaggaacagcCCAAATAGGATGGGCTGCAGGTCTGGATCatctgagagaggcaggaggAGGAATCCTGGTACACACGTGTGGTTTTCTGCTTCCATGTAATTGGTGTACCTGCTGGGGAAAGAGGCAAGTGCACTGTTCAATTAATAGCCAGCCGTCATCTCAGGTAATTTTCCCTTTACAGTGTCACCCTTGGATGGATGTCCTTCACCCTGTATTGAATCACACCACTGACTGTGATTTACTCAGCCAAATGACAGCCCATTTCCCACTTTCAAAAGTGTGTAATTATCCTGACTTCCTTTAACTTAGCAGGAACATCTCTTTGACTCACTAGTTTCAATTTTCCTAACTAAATTAATGGGAATCTGGGGGAAGCCACCCATGAATTACATGAGGATTTAGGTTTGGCCTTAGGAACTATCCATGGCTCTCCCATGGCAATAGATTGCCCAATGCATGTGACCTTTAAACTCCGCTCTCCTAGGAAGATCCCTTATAGTAGCTACGAAGATGGATGTAACCCATTGGGAACTGGACAGCCTTTACATTTAAACTTTTTTGGTAAAGAACATTCTATGGACTGTCTCTGATATGTCCCGATATAAAGAAAGCAGATGGGGGCTCCATTTTGCTGTAGTGTAGACACTCGATCATGACCAGCTTGCCCATCCTGCCCCAGCTTTTGAAACTAATTCCACCGAGGGGAACTCCATTTTCACTGCCCTCATAGATCACGGGCCAGAGGCatcacctgatttctcttctattAAACTTCCAAGATATTTGCAGAAACTTCATCATCTCTTTTCAGTAATCCAAATACTCTATTAATTCTCATGGCTCTGTAACGGTCAGTACACATGAACTTTCATCCCAAACAATCTTCACTGTGTGACATGGCACACAGATTTCAATTAACTCCCATATTTGCTTGGAAATGAATGGTAATCATTGTTACTATTTTTGTGATGCTTATAAaaggatctaaaaatgatttatCGTTATTAATTATCCCAAGGTATCATTATGAGAGAGACATTCAGAAATTGAGTTCTCAAGTCAGATTTCACTTAACCTCATTTTGGTTCTGCAATGCAGTACATGATGTTGGGAAAATGACTTAAACTCTTCTAGATGCAGATTCTTCCCTCCACGGTAGGAGTCATAATTATTCATGACACAGTAAGGATTGGAGAGTGAAATTGAGACAGTGCATGTAATTGTTATCCTGTGGTTCCTGTGCTGTAACACGGGCACTCAATAAATGTGAAATGTTAAAAACAATGTTAAGAACAATACATCTGCTTTGCCAGGCTACCGTATTTCAATACTCCTCTTAACTTAACCAGGGCAGCCATAAAGGATGAAATTCTGAATAATACAGATACAACAGTGATGTTACCTCTTTTAACTGCATACAGCACTTGTATTAATGAAGAGACCTATGGCTCCTCTGGGAGAATTTCCTGCCAGGTGAATTGTTCCAAGAAGAGGAAAAGTCCAGGGGGACTCTACTGATAAGAGGAAGAAGCAAAAGCACACCACCATTAAAGTCAGATGCAGGAGACGTGTAAGAACCTGTGTCCAGTTACCCATTCTCTTGAGTAGGAATGTTTTGTAATAAAATCAGCAGTCAATGGGCCAAATATACAGCTTTGGATTCCATTTCAAGCATTTATAAACCAAATCATCTTAAAATCAAAACACCAATttatgatttaaaattttaaacaaagaGTGAGCAGTAAGAAGGCTAGGGATGTtcgtttttttttcaaaacatgaaaaaaatcctTGAACACCAATTTAGTCTGGGAAGGTGGGGAGAGAGTGTTCTCTGAAACAGGAATGCTTGAGCGGGGAGAGGAAGGAACGCAAGTGAGGGAGAAACCTTCTGAGAGAAGAGGATGAGTGGCTGCCTAGTCAGATGGCCAGCTGGTATAGGAGGGGGTGCCAGTGACCAGTGTGGCAGAGAGCAGGGATGGAGCAGGGTGAGTTTCTGGAGGGACAGAATAAAATTGAGAGGGACATTCAGAACTGCCTGGGGTCCTCCCTGAGGTTCCTCACACATTGGTAAAGCTGTATTGATTTGAGGATATGAGGTTTGGacatctttgttaatttttttaccCAAAGTTACATATGGtggatagataaagaaaatgtggtatatatactcaatggaacattactcagctttaaaaaagagaaattatggcatttgccagtaaatggtggagttggagaatatcatgctatgtgaaataagacaatcccacaaaaccaaaggcgaatgttttctctaatatgggaattctaattcacaataaggtgtggGGCACTAGGGAAAAATAGCgtgaccttagattaggtagagggaaatgaaggaagggaaggggaggggatgtgaggataggaaagacagtggaatgaaacagacattattactgtatgtatatatgtaactgcatgaccaatatgattctgcaacatgtacactcagaaaaatgagaaatgatatatcatctatgtatatcaaagtgcagaaatgcattctaatgtcatgtataactaattaaaaaaaattttaaagatgcaTATGGTGCCTGTCACCTTGCAGGTGCTCAACAAGTCCAGATGTTGGCTGTGTAACAAAGACTGAGATGTGTGATCTTGAGAAAGTTGTTCAAGCTCATGtcaacaaaaacacaaaaataaatagatcaaTGAAGAGAACTCAAAAGTATAATCACAATAAAAAAAGTGACTTTGAGGAGATTTGGCAGCCATTACTGTTCTTCTCAGCCAGGCCACAGTATCCTTGGACATGAGGAAAGCAATAGTAACTTCTTAACTCAATAAAAAATGATTGTAGGAAAACCACAGCAAATAGAAGATGCTACATTGAAATACTATAATATTTGTGTTTGGTTCATGAACATGGCAAGAGAGTACACTCCAACTTCAATCATTCAGTATTCTCCTGAAATCAGAATTGGCCTGAGTACCACACATCACAAATAACCAGGATTGTATATGTGGTGGCCACTGAAGTGCAGAGATAGTGACAATGACAATCACCACAATCTGAGCTTCAGTGCAGATTCAGTGATGTCATTAAGTCAGTCTGACAGCAGCACAGGTAGATTACAAAAGAACAACCGGTCACATCAGAGCAATACCTCATGCAAAAGGGATCTTCAGTGAACAGTTAGCAAATAAATGATTGAAAGAGGAAATCTAATAGGGACCTGTCATCCAGGGAGGGAGTGGAGGAGATCGGGAGACTCTCCAGAAAGCACTGCCTTCAAGGAATGGCCATTTCAGACTCTTGCATTAAGGTTCAGAATTCCAGAGAGCAAGGAAAGAGGCAGAATGGGAGCCTGAAAAGatgattcagtggaaaataaagtACCTTGCACATGGAGGACCTTCACCTTCATAGATTAACTATCCTGGGCTGCCCAGGGTCACTGTCCTGGAGTAGAGCCCGGTGCCCACCTCCCTTTTCCTTCTTGCTGCACCAGCCACACTGGACACACCGACTCTCTCCAAGGGCTACCACTGGAAATGTCCCTTCTGCACAGCCAGCTCCAGGGAGCCCACTTGGGTTTTCACAGAGGCCTGGAACAAAGAAGTCAGGAGAGGGGAGCAGGGGCTTGCTTCAAATTTCTAGCAGCTCAAGGGTTGAATTCTCTGTGCTCCTCACTGAGTCAGTCTTTGTGTTGTATTCTCACTCCAAACAATTCAGCTCCCCTGGGCACAGAGCAGAGGGCACAGTGGAAAAATTTCAGTCTATATTGTGTGTATGTAGGCAGCAAGAGGGTGAGATGCACTCATTTCCTCCAAGGAAAACATCTGTTTTCTTTGCTTTGATTTAAGTATACAAAGTGTCCTCTAAGGAATGTTTAATTTCTATGAGGGACTAATCAGAAGAATCATTCCTCTGTGAGGGGCCTGCCCCAAGCAATCTTTGAGGATTTAATAAATCTCTTGGTGTCCACAATGTTGAATTCATGATAATTAATGGTGTAGATAATTAAGGTAGATAGTGAGGTACATAAGTAGAGACTGAGGCCAAGGTGACTTCATCCCTATAGGTCTAACAGTTCTAAAAATTAGAAACATA is part of the Callospermophilus lateralis isolate mCalLat2 chromosome 1, mCalLat2.hap1, whole genome shotgun sequence genome and encodes:
- the LOC143410933 gene encoding olfactory receptor 7D11-like, yielding MEAENHTCVPGFLLLPLSDDPDLQPILFGLFLSMYLITVLGNLLIILAICSDSHLHTPMYFFLSNLSFIDICFISTTVPKILVKVQAQNKDISYIECLTQVYFFNTFAGMENFLLTIMAFDRFVAICHPLNYTVIMNPQLCVLLVLMSWIIICWVSLGHIVLLNQLTFSTGTEIPHFFCELAQLLKVAGSDTIINYIFMYTVTSLLGVVPMTGILFSYSQIVSSLLRMSSSVVKSKAFSTCGSHLCVVSLFYGTGFGVYLNSAGTQSSPRTMIASMMYTVVTPMLNPFIYSLRNKDVKGALGRLLSRAAFGPSWITDLRTKWTLQILKLLL